In one Vibrio rarus genomic region, the following are encoded:
- a CDS encoding inosine/guanosine kinase yields MKFPGQRKSKHYFPIHSRDPLVNQIHQTPKLSRPSIIGVGQTIVDIEARVDDAFLSKYSLSKGHSLVVTQDVADALYQELIEKDLISHEHPGDTIGNTLHNYSVLADSKSVLLGVMSKNIDVGSYAYRYLCNTSSRVNLNHLQRVDGSIGRCYTLITQDGERTFAINEGDMNQLQAESIPQSAFNKASALVISSYLMRGKPEDPMPKAVQRAVELAKARHIPVVLTLGTKYVIEGNAQWWQSFIKSNVTILAMNEEEGEALTGEKDPLLAANAALNWADLVLCTAGPVGLYMAGYTENDRKRETEMTLLPGNIPEFNQYEYSRAMRFTDCTTPVRIYSHISPYLGGPLKIKNTNGAGDGALSALLHDIAANSYHKTNVPSSKKHSATYLTYSSLSQICKYANRVSYELLTQHSPRLSRALPEREDSLEEAYWDR; encoded by the coding sequence ATGAAGTTTCCTGGTCAAAGAAAGTCAAAACATTACTTCCCTATTCATTCTCGAGATCCATTGGTGAATCAAATCCACCAAACGCCTAAGCTATCTAGGCCATCCATTATTGGCGTTGGACAAACCATTGTTGATATTGAAGCTCGAGTTGATGACGCTTTTTTAAGTAAATACTCTCTTAGTAAAGGACACTCCCTAGTCGTCACTCAAGATGTGGCTGACGCTCTGTATCAAGAGTTAATCGAGAAAGATCTCATCTCTCACGAACACCCTGGCGATACCATTGGCAATACTCTACACAACTATTCTGTACTGGCTGACAGTAAGTCGGTGCTACTTGGCGTGATGTCGAAAAATATTGATGTTGGCAGTTACGCATACCGCTATTTATGCAACACCTCTTCACGAGTTAATTTAAATCACTTACAAAGAGTCGATGGCTCTATTGGCCGTTGTTATACCTTAATCACCCAAGATGGAGAGCGCACCTTTGCCATTAATGAAGGTGATATGAACCAACTACAGGCTGAAAGCATTCCGCAATCGGCTTTCAATAAAGCGAGTGCTCTGGTTATTTCCTCTTATCTAATGCGCGGAAAACCAGAAGACCCTATGCCAAAAGCCGTTCAGCGAGCGGTTGAACTGGCCAAAGCGCGACACATTCCCGTGGTGTTAACGCTGGGTACTAAATATGTGATTGAAGGTAATGCCCAGTGGTGGCAAAGCTTCATTAAGAGTAATGTCACTATTTTGGCGATGAATGAAGAAGAAGGTGAGGCGCTAACTGGGGAAAAAGATCCATTACTGGCGGCGAATGCTGCTTTAAACTGGGCAGATTTGGTTTTGTGTACCGCAGGCCCTGTTGGTTTGTATATGGCAGGTTATACGGAAAATGATCGTAAACGCGAAACAGAAATGACCCTATTACCAGGTAATATTCCAGAGTTTAATCAATACGAATACAGCCGTGCCATGCGTTTTACCGACTGCACAACCCCTGTGCGTATCTATTCCCATATTTCACCTTATTTAGGTGGGCCATTGAAAATTAAGAATACCAATGGTGCTGGAGATGGTGCTTTGTCCGCTTTATTGCATGATATTGCAGCCAACAGCTATCACAAAACGAACGTGCCATCGTCAAAAAAACACAGTGCTACATATTTAACCTATTCTTCATTATCTCAAATTTGCAAATACGCTAACCGTGTTAGCTATGAACTTTTAACCCAGCACTCACCTCGCCTTTCTCGCGCACTTCCAGA